In Deltaproteobacteria bacterium, the sequence CGAACCGGTGTGGTTGCAGTCCTCGCGCTTGAGCCACAGCCGCGCGCGCGTGCCCAGCTTCGCCGCCAGCCGCAGCGCCGGCGACAGCGCGCTCGGCCGCCCCGCCCACTGCCGCAAGGTGGTGTCGATCGCCGCGACGAAGCTCGGGTCGGCGCGCGCCTCGTCCCACGCGCGCTCGAGCTCGACCACCGCCGGCATCAGGGTCTCGGCGACCCAGCGGCCGCCGAAGCGACCGAAGTTGCCCTCACGCGGCAGCGCATCATCGGGGGTCGTGGTCACGGCGTTCGCGGCCTGCAGGCTAGCATGGAGTGGCACCACTGCAGCGGCGGCGTGGTTCAGTCCGCGCAGGCGGTGAACCCGATCGCGCGACACGCCGCCAGGCCGGTGGCCTCGTCGGTCGCCGTCGACGTCGACGAAGATCATCGACGCCGTCGCCGTCGAGATCCGCCGCGGCGATGGCGCTGGCGTCGGAGGCGACCACACCGAGTTCGGTCGCGGTTGCGTCGGGAGCGACCTGTGCTGGGCGTGCGCGACGTAGCCGACGCGCGGGCGCTGACGGGGACGCTCGACCGCGACGCCGACGAGTCCGCGCGCCTGTGCGTCGCCCGGTCAGCCCCGAGCCGGAGTCAGTCGCACGCTGCGATGGGCGTGTGCGCCGAGCGATCTGCAAGCAACGCCGACGACGCCGCGGGGTGCTCCAATCGGTCGCATGCCGGCAGCCGATCGAAGCAGCTGGGCAGAGCACGTCGGCCGTCCTGGTCGCTGACGTCGTAGCGGGTCTGAGCCACGCACACGGCCCCGTCGGGCCCCCAGGCCGCTTCGAAGTGCAGCTCGGGATCAGGCACCATCTCCTGCACTCCGAGTGCGTCGTAGACATTGATGATCGTACCGTCGAGCGTCCACGGCGTGCCGTCGCCACAATAGTCGGCGCGAGCGAGACGCGTGCACGCCTGGTGCACGTCCGCGCCGACCGACCACGGAGCGTAGCCCCACGACACACACTTGGCGATCACGCCGTCATCGCAGGCGAAGGTCAGCAGCTTCGCGTCGTCGATGTGATCACCTGCGTCATTCCACGAGCCCGCGACGAAGACACCGAGATCGCCGTCGTTGCACACCTGCTCGCCCTCGACGGTCAGTGCGATGCGGTCACCGAGTCCGACGGCGTTGCGCTCCACGATCTGCACCCCGAGTTCCCGCCCGTCCGTGGTGGTCGCCCGCAAGGCGACCCCGATGAGGGACGCGGTCGTCGGATGCCCCGTGGCGCGCAGCTGGCCCTGCTCGAGCGTCACCGGCACGTCGCTCTCGGCGAGCACGAGGGCCACGCCTGCGAGGTCGCCGATCCCGAGGAAGCGGCCCTGATCCTTCTCGCCGGGGACCGGCCCGCCCTGTTGCGAGCGACCGTTGTTCTCCCGGTCCGGACGGACTGCGCCCTGCAACGACGTGCCTTGATCCCTTTCACCGGCCCGCGCGGCACGAAACTCTGCGTCCGACGGGACGGGAAAGCACCGTTCGCCGAGCAGAGCGTCGTGCTCGCTTTGCTGGTCGCAGGCAGAGGTCGCGATGCAGAGGATGACGAGGAGCGGTAGGTCGTGGATGTGCGGCATGTGGAACCAGCCTGGAGGGGTCGGCCACGAGAAGACTGGGGACGAAGGTCGCTTGATCACTCGGTCGTTGAAGACGCGTGGACGATAGCCAGCCACTTCCAACCCACGGCGTCATCGTCGGCGGGCTCGAAAGGTTCGCCGGCATGCGAGGCGCGTGTACGCCGCTCGCCAGCGCGCTCGAGCGACCGCGAGCGGCAAAGGTCACGCCCAGGAACCGCCACCATGTCGCCCCGCCGCGTGCAACGACCGCAAACGGGACGAGCACGATCGTCGTGATCGCCGCCCGGTCGCCGGGCGCGCGACGGACGTGCACGGGGCTCGCGGTCACGTCGCCTCGGATCCCTGCGACCGGCTACCATCGCGTCGACGTCGCCGCATCGAGGTCGCCCTCGCGACCGGATGGCGCCCGTGCCATGCTGCTCCCGCTCGTCATCTCCGTGTTCGTGGATGCGCCGACCGTGCAGTGGCACGCGCCGCCGCAGTGCCCCGACGCGTCGGCGTTCGAGGCCCGGCTCGGCGCGCTGCTCGGTGATGCCGCCGCATACGACGCGCAGGCGGTGGTGACGGTCGAGCCCGATCCCGAGGGTGGCTTCGTCGCGCAGGTGCGGTGCTCGGCCGGCGGCGACGAGACGATCCGCGAGGTCCGCGGGCCGATGTGCGAGAGCGTGGCCGATGCCGCGGCGCTCGTGCTCGCGGTGCAGATCGACGCGCTCGCGGTCGAGGCCACGGCCGCGGTCGAGACCCGCCCGTTGCCGCCGCCACCGCTGCGCGAGCCCGATCGCGCGGCCCTGCCCGCGCCGGTGCGTCCGCCCACGGCGACCCCGGCACCGCCGCCACGTCGCGCCCGACGGCTGCGCGGCGCGGTGATCGTGGGCGGCGGCGGATCGTTCCGCCAGGTGCCCGCGCCGTCGCCCGCGGTGACGGTAGGTGGCGCGCTGCTGCTGCGTCGCGCCCGCGTCGAGCTCGACGCGACGTGGGTGCCCGGCCGTACGGCGCGCCTGCCCGCGCCCGACACCGAGGCCGGCGCGCGCGTCGGCCTCGTCACCGCAGCGCTGCGCGCGGGCTTCGTGCCGACGGTGCGCACCGTCTCGTTCCCCTTGCTCGCGGGCCTCGAGGTCGGCGACATGACGGCGCTCGGGGTCGGGGTGACGAACCCGCGGCGGCGTCACGGCGCGTGGGTGGCCGCGCTCGTCGGTGCCGGCATCGCGTGGGCGCCGGTGCCCCGCTTCGCGCTGCGCCTCGATCCCACGCTCGCCCTCGCGATCGCGCGCCCGCGCTTCGGCGTCGCCGCAACCGAGGGCGTCCGGCCGCTGCCGCCGGCCCCGGTGGTCGGCGTGCGCCTGGCCGCGACGATCGAGGTGCGGTTTCCGTGACGGATCGGCCCCACGCCGGGCACCCCGAAGCGATGGGGTCTGCCCGCAGCGCCGAAGGGGTCGAGGCCGAGTTCGCGGCGCTCTACCTGCGCTTCCACGACGGCATCCGCCGGACGCTGGGCTGCCTCGGCGTGCCGACCGCCGCGCTCGACGACGCGGTGCAGGAGGTGTTCGTCGTGGTGCATCGACGCATGGACGATCCGGCGCGCATCGAGGGCGTGCGCGGCTGGATGTATGGCATCGCACGGCGGGTCGCGTGGCGGCACCATCGCACCGCGGGTCGCATCGCCCGCAAGCACGCCGCGGTCGAGCCGCCGGCCGACGATGGTCGCTCGCCGGAGCGCGAGCTCGAGCGACGCGAGGCGATCGCCTTCATGCACGAGTTCCTCGACAGTCTCGATCCCGATCAGCGCGAAGTGTTCGTCCTCGCGGAGATCGAGGGGCTCTCGGCGCCCGAGATCGCGGGCGTCGTCGAGGGCAAGCTCAACACCGTGTACTCGCGGCTCCGCCTCGCGCGGGCCCGGTTCGAACAGGCGCTCGCGCGGCAACACGCCCGCACGCGCCGCGAGGTCCGCCATGCCACGTGATCCCGCAGTGTCCGCGATCGAAGCCTTTCGCCGGGCGACCACGTGCGCCCCGACGCTGCGCGACGCCAACTGGGCCGCCGTGCAGGCACGGGTCGCCGCCGGCGTGGACGACGTCGGAGGCGCCGACGTCGACGACGACCCACGCGTCGTTCCAACGCTGTACCGCGGGCGATCCGCGACGCGGACGTGGGTGGTGATGGGCGTCGCGCTCGCGGCCGCGGCCGCGGCGGTGTGGTGGGGCGCCCGTGGGTGGTCGGACGCATCGGTCCTCGCCGATCGCCAGGGCGTCGAGCAAGCGATCGACGCGACGCGGCCCGTCGCGGTCGCTGGCCGAGCGCAGCCGACTCCGGCGACGCCGCCGTCCTCGCACCGCGAAGCATCGACGCAGGCACCGGCCAGGTCGCCCATCGTCGATCCGCAGCGGCCCGCCGCGTCGACGACCGCGGCGGCCGTCGACGCGACGCCGATGGTACCGCCGTCGCGCGACGCGCCGCCCGACCAGCCTGCCGACGGGCCTGCCGACGGGCCTGCCGACGGGCCTGCCGATGGGCCCGCCGACGATCCGCTGGAACGCGAGGCGCAGCTCATCGCCAGCGGACGCGCGGCCCTCGGTCGCGGTGCACTCGACGACGCAGCCGCGGCGATCGAACGCCACGGGCGCGAGTTCCCCCGCGGGAGCATGGCCCCGGAGCGCATGGCGCTGGCGGTGCGCCTGCAGTGTGCGCGCCGGGATCCAGCGGCGGCGCGCGCAGCCGCGGCGGCCTTCTTGCGCGCGCACGCCGACTCGTCGCTCGCCCGGCGCCTCGCCGCCAACCCGTGCGGCGGTGATGAGAATCCGTGACGGATCACCGCTGCTGCCGGGCACCTCTCGATCATGACGATGATGACCTTGCACCGCCTCCTCGTTGCCCTCGCGCTCGCGCCCGCTGCCGTCGCATGCGGCGTGAAGACCGTCGGCGACCTCGACGACACCGATGGCGGCTCCGGCGATGGCTCCGGCGATGGCTCGTCGGGCTCCGCCGGCAGCAGTGACGCCTCTGCGTCGGCGTCGAGCACCACCGCGGTCGCGACGACCGACGACACCAGCAGCGGGGGCAGCTCGAGCGCGGGCGACGATGGCTCGTGCCCACCGTTCGACGGCTCGACCTGCGATCCGCAGGAGCAGCTCGGTCCCGCGGCCGCGGCGTGGACCCTCGACGGCGACGCGTTCGGCGCCGTCGATGTCGTCGACGTGGCGTGCAGCGTGGCCGAGTTCGCCGACGACGACACGACCATGACCATCACGCTCGAGTGCGACGAGCAGGAGCTCTCGCAGCACACGATCACCGCGCCACGCAACGACGTGACGCCGCTGAACCTCGGGATCGGCACCCTCGTCCGCCTCTCCCATCACGCCCAGATGCCGTTCTGGCGCGAGCAGTGGTTCAACCTCAGCACCCCGGAGGGCCGGCTCATCCTCGGCGGCGTGCAGGCGAGCGCAGTGCTCCCCGCCGACGCGCCGGACTTCTTCGCGCCGCTCGGCGTCACGCTGCTCGACGACGTCTGCGACGCCGAGCCGGACTGCGACCAGTCCTGTGGCCCCATCCGCCGCGACGCGATCGGCGTGGCGCTCGACGACGGCGAGCCGGTCGCGATCTACGACGGCAACGCCGACATCGTGGGCGCACCGACGGGCTACACCGTGGTGGTCGGCGATGCGTACTCGCAGGTCGGCGAGCCAACCTGCGCCGACACGCCCAAGGCGTGGTTCGAGATCGTCATGTACGACTCGAGCGAAGGGTGAGCGCCGCGCTCGTCACCGCGTTGCCGAAGCTATCCGCGGCACGCCTGCACGAGCGCGGCGATCTTCGCCCGCGACTTCACCCCCGGCACGCCGTCCTCGGCCCCCGACGCGACGTCGAGGCCGGCCGGTCGCACCATCGCGATCGCGGCCGCGACGTTGTCGGGCGTGATGCCGCCGGCCAGCCACACCGGCATCGGCGCGAGCGCAGCCACGGCGGTGGCGGCCCACGTCCAGTCGGTGGTCACGCCCTGTCCGCCATAGCCGGGCACGTGGGCGTCGAGTAGCGCGAAGCGAGGCGCGGGCGCGGGCGACGAGAGCGTCGCGAGCTCGGGGGTGCCACGCAAGACCCACACCCACGGCACGCCGAGCGCAAGCACGTCGGGATCGACATGATCGCCGTGCAGCTGCACCGCCGCCAACGACAGCCGCGCGACCGCGTCGACGACGAATGCCGCGTCGGCATCGACGAACACGCCGATCCGCATCGGCGTCTCGCCGGCCTGCGCGAGCATGTGCGCGGCGGCGTCGATGCTCAGCCCGCGCGGCGAGCCCGACCACAGGTTGATGCCGATCGCGTCGACCCCGAACTCGCGGCAGGCGACGACGTCGTCGCTGCGCACGAGCCCGCAGATCTTGAGCGCGACCACTGGTCCCTGCCCGCTCCGACCGGCCGCTACGGCGCGAGCCACTGCGCCAGCGTGGCGCCGGGATCCTCGGCGGACATCAGCGCCGAGCCCACCAACACCGCGTCGACGCCGGCCTCGGTGAGCCGACGCAGGTCGTCGGGGCCGTGCACGCCGCTCTCGGCCACGTAGGTGAACGAGGCCGGCACGCGGCGGCGTAGCTCGATCGCGCGCTGCAGATCGACGGCGAAGGTTCGCAGGTCACGGGCATTGCCACCGATGATCTTCGCGCCCGCCGACAGCGCGCGATCGACCTCGTGGGGATCGTGGGCCTCGCACAGCACCGCCAGCCCGACACGATGGGCGAACTCCACCAGCGGCTCGAGCGTCGGCGGTGGCAGGGCCGCGACGATCAGCAGCACCGCGTCGGCGCCCGCCCGCCGCGCGTCGAGGATCTGTCGCTTGTCCAGGATGAAGTCCTTGCACAGCACCGGCACGCCGGCGG encodes:
- a CDS encoding indole-3-glycerol-phosphate synthase → MTEATTYLDRILAAKRTQLASARHDRGNWTHAALQAELDALPPCRDFQAALHRPGGPRIIAEFKRASPSLGPIREGADVVAITRAYEQAGAVALSVLADAHFGGSLDDVRRASESAGVPVLCKDFILDKRQILDARRAGADAVLLIVAALPPPTLEPLVEFAHRVGLAVLCEAHDPHEVDRALSAGAKIIGGNARDLRTFAVDLQRAIELRRRVPASFTYVAESGVHGPDDLRRLTEAGVDAVLVGSALMSAEDPGATLAQWLAP
- a CDS encoding phosphoribosylanthranilate isomerase, coding for MVALKICGLVRSDDVVACREFGVDAIGINLWSGSPRGLSIDAAAHMLAQAGETPMRIGVFVDADAAFVVDAVARLSLAAVQLHGDHVDPDVLALGVPWVWVLRGTPELATLSSPAPAPRFALLDAHVPGYGGQGVTTDWTWAATAVAALAPMPVWLAGGITPDNVAAAIAMVRPAGLDVASGAEDGVPGVKSRAKIAALVQACRG
- a CDS encoding sigma-70 family RNA polymerase sigma factor, which produces MGSARSAEGVEAEFAALYLRFHDGIRRTLGCLGVPTAALDDAVQEVFVVVHRRMDDPARIEGVRGWMYGIARRVAWRHHRTAGRIARKHAAVEPPADDGRSPERELERREAIAFMHEFLDSLDPDQREVFVLAEIEGLSAPEIAGVVEGKLNTVYSRLRLARARFEQALARQHARTRREVRHAT